In the Streptomyces sp. f51 genome, one interval contains:
- a CDS encoding NYN domain-containing protein has product MVETTGGEPDDGTAEVLDRPLPDGVRRRVVQIVSDGFGGLTVSELPVQLRQYARFAPNRRAKFAGNAMAAALETDPLFRQRIAEKLREAQPEIVGALDSGAPPPAADPLDVAAAAYVVRPAGWVKLVTAAGEEALRADAERADEESRAELDRLRAELAEARGQTRSETERLRVELESARREAESLHRKLRGALSDVKRGEAALRKLQAEAEGAKAESQTQVSAAESETRRLKARLAEAEAALEATRKAAREGRSVEDMRVRLLLDTVLEATQGLRRELALPPVSVRPAETVEAVEPGRMTPKDIATRALSENDPAILDQLLALPQAHLVVDGYNVTKTGYPQMPLEKQRLRLLGQLSQLAAQTGAEVTCVFDGAELAAPVLLAPPRGVRVLFSKPGVTADELIRQLVRAEPPGRPVIVVSTDREVADGIAKAGARPVASAVLLKRFSRG; this is encoded by the coding sequence ATGGTGGAGACCACAGGCGGGGAGCCGGACGACGGCACCGCCGAGGTGCTCGACCGTCCGCTGCCCGACGGCGTGCGCCGACGGGTCGTGCAGATCGTCTCGGACGGCTTCGGCGGACTGACGGTGTCCGAACTGCCCGTGCAGTTGCGGCAGTACGCCCGATTCGCTCCGAATCGTCGTGCCAAGTTCGCCGGCAACGCGATGGCGGCGGCGCTGGAGACCGACCCGCTGTTCAGACAGCGGATCGCCGAGAAGCTGAGAGAGGCCCAGCCCGAGATCGTCGGCGCTCTCGACTCGGGCGCGCCGCCCCCGGCCGCGGATCCGCTGGACGTGGCGGCCGCGGCCTACGTCGTGCGCCCCGCGGGCTGGGTGAAGCTCGTGACCGCCGCCGGTGAGGAGGCCCTGCGGGCGGACGCCGAGCGCGCCGACGAGGAGAGCCGCGCCGAGCTCGACCGGCTGCGCGCGGAGCTCGCGGAGGCCCGCGGGCAGACGCGCTCCGAGACCGAACGGCTGCGCGTGGAGCTGGAGTCGGCCCGCAGGGAAGCGGAATCGCTTCACCGTAAGCTGCGCGGGGCCCTCAGCGACGTCAAGCGCGGCGAGGCGGCCCTGCGCAAGCTCCAGGCCGAGGCGGAGGGGGCGAAGGCGGAGAGCCAGACCCAGGTCTCCGCTGCCGAGAGTGAGACGCGGCGGCTCAAGGCGCGTCTGGCGGAGGCCGAGGCGGCCCTCGAGGCCACCCGCAAGGCCGCCCGCGAAGGGCGCAGCGTCGAGGACATGCGGGTGCGGCTGCTGCTCGACACGGTCCTGGAGGCGACCCAGGGGCTGCGCCGGGAACTGGCGCTGCCCCCCGTCTCCGTGCGGCCCGCCGAGACGGTCGAAGCGGTCGAACCGGGACGGATGACCCCGAAGGACATCGCCACCCGAGCGCTGTCCGAGAACGACCCCGCGATCCTGGACCAGTTGCTCGCGCTGCCGCAGGCGCACCTGGTCGTCGACGGCTACAACGTCACCAAGACCGGCTATCCCCAGATGCCGCTGGAGAAGCAGCGGCTGCGGCTGCTCGGCCAGCTCTCGCAACTGGCCGCGCAGACCGGCGCCGAGGTCACCTGTGTCTTCGACGGGGCCGAACTGGCCGCACCGGTGCTGCTCGCGCCCCCGCGCGGGGTGCGGGTGCTCTTCTCCAAGCCCGGTGTCACGGCGGACGAGCTGATCCGCCAACTGGTGCGCGCCGAGCCACCGGGGCGGCCGGTGATCGTCGTCTCGACCGACCGCGAGGTGGCCGACGGGATCGCGAAGGCGGGCGCCCGCCCGGTGGCGTCCGCGGTGCTCCTCAAGCGTTTCTCGCGCGGCTGA
- a CDS encoding rhomboid family intramembrane serine protease, which produces MIGNWSATVGRALRGRSAPVTYGLIVLCCLIFVIGPASGLDPAYGTGDELLVAQRAYFRRWGVVPAGLFGGAPGEALTPATALFIHGSWLHLLGNMLFFYVFGLMTEERMGHLEFALFYLGCGYLALLGYAAANATSQQSLVGASGAISAVLGAFLYLFPRARVTSLFPFLFFLPLRFPAWVVLPFWFTLQWLAAGRSSSGPGVAYLAHLVGFTLGFVYAWARFRRRPAVVPSLGVLPGPPVERPGPVDRE; this is translated from the coding sequence ATGATCGGCAATTGGAGTGCGACGGTCGGAAGGGCGCTGAGGGGCCGGTCGGCGCCGGTGACGTACGGGCTGATCGTCCTGTGCTGCCTGATCTTCGTGATCGGTCCCGCCTCGGGCCTCGATCCCGCGTACGGCACCGGGGACGAGCTGCTGGTCGCGCAGCGGGCGTACTTCCGCCGCTGGGGCGTGGTGCCGGCCGGTCTGTTCGGCGGGGCGCCGGGCGAGGCGTTGACCCCCGCGACCGCCCTGTTCATCCACGGCAGCTGGCTCCATCTCCTGGGCAACATGCTCTTCTTCTACGTCTTCGGGCTGATGACCGAGGAGCGCATGGGACACCTGGAGTTCGCCCTCTTCTACCTGGGCTGCGGGTATCTGGCCCTGCTCGGGTACGCGGCCGCCAACGCGACCTCCCAGCAGTCCCTGGTCGGGGCCTCCGGGGCGATCTCCGCGGTGCTCGGCGCGTTCCTGTACCTGTTCCCCAGGGCCAGGGTGACCAGTCTCTTCCCGTTCCTGTTCTTCCTGCCGCTGCGGTTCCCTGCCTGGGTGGTGCTGCCGTTCTGGTTCACCCTGCAATGGCTGGCCGCGGGCCGCAGCTCCTCGGGCCCCGGGGTGGCGTATCTGGCCCACCTCGTGGGCTTCACCCTGGGATTCGTCTACGCCTGGGCGCGGTTCCGCCGCCGCCCGGCGGTCGTGCCCTCCCTCGGGGTGCTGCCGGGGCCCCCGGTGGAGCGGCCGGGTCCCGTGGACCGCGAGTAG
- a CDS encoding Lrp/AsnC ligand binding domain-containing protein: MITAIVLIKTSVDRIPEIAESIASLESVSEVFSVTGTYDLIAMVRVHAHDDLADVIPGRISKIPGVEATDTHVAFRTYSQHDLEAAFAIGLDS, encoded by the coding sequence GTGATCACCGCGATCGTCCTCATCAAGACCAGCGTGGACCGGATCCCCGAGATCGCCGAGTCGATCGCGTCGCTGGAGAGCGTCAGCGAGGTCTTCTCCGTCACCGGCACCTACGACCTGATCGCCATGGTCCGGGTCCACGCCCACGACGACCTGGCGGACGTCATCCCCGGCCGGATCAGCAAGATCCCCGGCGTCGAGGCGACGGACACGCACGTGGCGTTCCGCACGTACTCCCAGCACGACCTGGAGGCGGCGTTCGCGATCGGTCTCGACTCCTGA
- a CDS encoding aminotransferase class V-fold PLP-dependent enzyme: MSVSTVAADQSVCAPLPVLGRDVTVPLVTGGEVTYAALDYAASAPALQRVWDDVAAYAPYYGSVHRGAGYLSQLSTDLFENARRTVEEFLDCRADDQVVFTRSTTDSLNLLAAALPADCQVFVFETEHHASLLPWRDARVTYLNAPRTPGEAVDTLERALAARDPYGPALVCVTGASNVTGELWPVRELAAAAHAHGARIVLDAAQLAPHHPVSVQDLDVDWVAFSGHKLYAPFGSGVLAGRSDWLREADPYLAGGGASRKVTRRADGGVDVEWHDSAARHEAGSPNVIGAYSIASACKALTEEGFDNLLARERHLIRTVRAGLAEVPEVRVLSLFGDDAPRVGVISFVVEGWNSSHFAAALSAEYGIGVRDGLFCAHPLVRTLLGSAPETQGECGAPEAAPGEKSLNAIRVSFGAGTPDEHVERFVRAVRELVRDGARWQYRTEGGRCVPAV, encoded by the coding sequence ATGTCTGTCTCCACCGTTGCCGCCGACCAGAGTGTTTGTGCCCCGCTGCCCGTTCTGGGCCGGGATGTCACCGTCCCCCTCGTCACCGGAGGCGAGGTGACCTACGCGGCCCTCGACTACGCCGCCAGCGCGCCCGCCCTCCAGCGGGTGTGGGACGACGTGGCCGCGTACGCGCCCTACTACGGCAGCGTCCACCGGGGCGCCGGCTACCTCTCGCAGCTGTCCACCGACCTCTTCGAGAACGCCCGCAGGACCGTCGAGGAGTTCCTCGACTGCCGCGCCGACGACCAGGTCGTCTTCACCCGCTCCACCACCGACTCGCTCAACCTGCTCGCCGCGGCCCTGCCGGCCGACTGCCAGGTCTTCGTCTTCGAGACCGAGCACCACGCCTCGCTGCTGCCCTGGCGCGACGCCCGGGTGACGTACCTGAACGCCCCGCGCACCCCGGGCGAGGCCGTCGACACCCTGGAGCGTGCCCTCGCCGCCCGTGACCCCTACGGACCGGCCCTGGTCTGCGTCACCGGCGCCTCGAACGTCACCGGGGAGCTGTGGCCCGTGCGGGAACTGGCCGCCGCCGCGCACGCCCACGGCGCCCGGATCGTCCTCGACGCCGCCCAGCTCGCCCCGCACCACCCGGTGTCGGTCCAGGACCTCGACGTCGACTGGGTCGCCTTCTCCGGGCACAAGCTGTACGCGCCCTTCGGCTCCGGTGTCCTCGCCGGCCGCTCCGACTGGCTGCGCGAGGCCGACCCCTACCTCGCGGGCGGCGGCGCCAGCCGCAAGGTCACCCGGCGCGCGGACGGCGGCGTGGACGTGGAGTGGCACGACAGCGCCGCCCGCCACGAGGCCGGCTCGCCGAACGTCATCGGCGCCTACTCGATCGCGTCCGCGTGCAAGGCGCTCACCGAGGAGGGCTTCGACAACCTGCTCGCCCGTGAGCGGCACCTGATCCGCACCGTTCGCGCGGGCCTCGCCGAGGTCCCCGAGGTCCGGGTCCTCTCCCTGTTCGGCGACGACGCCCCGCGGGTCGGCGTCATCTCCTTCGTCGTCGAGGGCTGGAACAGTTCGCACTTCGCGGCCGCGCTCTCCGCCGAGTACGGCATCGGAGTGCGCGACGGCCTGTTCTGCGCCCACCCGCTCGTCCGCACGCTGCTCGGCAGCGCCCCGGAGACCCAGGGGGAGTGCGGGGCCCCCGAGGCGGCCCCCGGCGAGAAGTCCCTCAACGCGATCCGCGTCAGCTTCGGGGCCGGCACCCCGGACGAGCACGTCGAGCGGTTCGTCCGCGCCGTGCGCGAGCTGGTCCGTGACGGCGCGCGCTGGCAGTACCGCACCGAGGGCGGCCGCTGCGTCCCCGCGGTCTGA
- the trpD gene encoding anthranilate phosphoribosyltransferase, with amino-acid sequence MSAVNPAGGDTAAGRSWPAVLNGLLEGRDQSADDTAWAMDRIMRGEATDAQIAGFVVALRAKGETVQEIVGLVRAMYEHANVIEVPGHTVDIVGTGGDGAKTVNISTMSSIVVAGTGAKVVKHGNRAASSASGSSDVLEKLGVNLQLPVKRVAEVAEEAGITFCFAVKFHPALRHVAAARGQLGIRTTFNVLGPLTNPARVKAQAVGVADLRMAPIVAGVFAERGNSSLVFRGDDGLDELTTTGGSHVWVVRDGRVTEERFDPRDVGLDIVPVEALRGADASYNAEVARRLLDGEQGAVRDAVLLNSAAALVALSPTGEPLAGQLRDQMDRAAESIDSGAARRTLERWVAASNA; translated from the coding sequence ATGAGCGCTGTGAACCCCGCTGGAGGCGACACCGCGGCGGGCCGTTCCTGGCCCGCGGTACTGAACGGACTGCTCGAAGGCCGCGACCAGAGCGCGGACGACACGGCCTGGGCGATGGACCGCATCATGCGCGGCGAGGCGACCGACGCGCAGATCGCCGGGTTCGTGGTGGCCCTGCGGGCCAAGGGCGAGACCGTCCAGGAGATCGTCGGACTCGTCCGGGCGATGTACGAGCACGCCAATGTGATCGAGGTGCCCGGGCACACGGTCGACATCGTCGGAACGGGCGGCGACGGCGCGAAGACCGTCAACATCTCCACGATGTCCTCGATCGTGGTGGCCGGCACCGGCGCCAAGGTGGTCAAGCACGGCAACCGGGCCGCGTCCTCCGCGTCCGGCTCTTCGGACGTGCTGGAGAAGCTCGGCGTCAACCTCCAACTGCCCGTGAAGCGGGTGGCCGAGGTGGCCGAGGAGGCCGGGATCACCTTCTGCTTCGCGGTCAAGTTCCACCCGGCGCTGCGTCATGTGGCGGCGGCCCGCGGCCAGTTGGGCATCCGGACCACCTTCAACGTGCTCGGACCGCTGACCAATCCGGCGCGGGTGAAGGCTCAGGCGGTCGGTGTCGCCGATCTCCGGATGGCGCCCATCGTGGCGGGCGTATTCGCCGAGCGCGGCAACTCCTCGCTGGTCTTCCGTGGCGACGACGGCCTCGACGAGCTGACCACGACCGGGGGCTCCCACGTGTGGGTCGTCCGCGACGGCAGGGTCACCGAGGAGCGTTTCGACCCGCGTGACGTCGGGCTCGACATCGTCCCGGTGGAGGCGCTGCGCGGCGCCGACGCCTCGTACAACGCGGAGGTCGCCCGGCGCCTGCTGGACGGCGAGCAGGGGGCCGTACGGGACGCGGTCCTGCTGAACTCGGCGGCGGCCCTGGTGGCCCTGTCACCGACCGGGGAGCCGCTCGCCGGGCAGCTCCGCGACCAGATGGACCGGGCGGCCGAGTCGATCGACTCGGGCGCCGCCAGGCGCACCCTGGAGCGCTGGGTGGCCGCCAGCAACGCCTGA
- a CDS encoding cytochrome bc complex cytochrome b subunit yields MSTTTTSGSRPSREKAPAGERVADWADGRLGIYSLAKSNMRKIFPDHWSFMLGEVCLYSFIIIILTGVYLTLFFHPSMNEVVYNGSYVPLQGQLMSEAFNSTMHISFDVRGGLLIRQIHHWAALIFLAGMFVHMMRVFFTGAFRKPREVNWVFGFLLFVLGMFTGFTGYSLPDDLLSGTGVRFMEGAVLSVPIVGTYLSFFLFGGEFPGGDFVARFYSVHVLLLPGIMLGLVVGHLILVFYHKHTQFAGPGKTNENVVGMPLLPVYMAKAGGFFFLVFGVIAAIAAIASINPIWAMGPYRPDMVSTGAQPDWYMGFSEGLIRVMPGWEINLWGHTLVLGVFIPLVIFPLVLVAIAVYPFIESWVTGDKREHHILDRPRNVPTRTAFGAAWISWYFVLLVGGGNDIWATHFHLAINSITWFVRIAFFVVPVLTFIATKRICLGLQRRDRDKVLHGRESGIIKRLPHGEFIEVHEPLSQDALHTLTAHEQYKPAEIGPTVDENGVERKVSGAQKLRAKMSKGFYGEEGQIPKPTVEEYKEITSGHGHH; encoded by the coding sequence ATGAGCACTACCACCACCTCCGGCTCGCGCCCCTCGCGCGAGAAGGCACCCGCCGGTGAGCGGGTGGCCGACTGGGCCGACGGCCGTCTCGGGATCTACTCCCTGGCCAAGTCCAACATGCGCAAGATCTTCCCCGACCACTGGTCGTTCATGTTGGGTGAGGTCTGCCTCTACAGCTTCATCATCATCATCCTCACGGGTGTGTACCTGACGCTGTTCTTCCACCCGTCGATGAACGAGGTGGTCTACAACGGCAGCTACGTCCCGTTGCAGGGCCAGCTGATGTCCGAGGCGTTCAACTCGACCATGCACATCTCCTTCGATGTGCGCGGTGGTCTCCTGATCCGTCAGATCCACCACTGGGCCGCGCTGATCTTCCTCGCCGGCATGTTCGTGCACATGATGCGCGTGTTCTTCACGGGTGCGTTCCGCAAGCCGCGTGAGGTCAACTGGGTCTTCGGATTCCTGCTGTTCGTCCTCGGCATGTTCACCGGCTTCACCGGTTACTCGCTCCCGGACGACCTGCTCTCCGGCACCGGTGTCCGCTTCATGGAGGGCGCGGTCCTGTCCGTGCCGATCGTGGGCACGTACCTGTCGTTCTTCCTGTTCGGCGGCGAGTTCCCGGGCGGCGACTTCGTGGCCCGCTTCTACTCGGTGCACGTGCTGCTGCTGCCGGGCATCATGCTCGGCCTGGTCGTCGGCCACCTGATCCTGGTCTTCTACCACAAGCACACGCAGTTCGCGGGCCCCGGCAAGACCAACGAGAACGTCGTCGGCATGCCGCTGCTGCCCGTCTACATGGCCAAGGCCGGAGGCTTCTTCTTCCTGGTCTTCGGTGTCATCGCGGCCATCGCGGCGATCGCCTCGATCAACCCGATCTGGGCCATGGGTCCCTACCGTCCCGACATGGTGTCCACGGGCGCCCAGCCCGACTGGTACATGGGCTTCTCCGAGGGCCTGATCCGTGTCATGCCGGGCTGGGAGATCAACCTCTGGGGCCACACGCTCGTCCTGGGCGTGTTCATCCCGCTGGTGATCTTCCCGCTGGTCCTGGTCGCGATCGCGGTCTACCCGTTCATCGAGTCCTGGGTCACCGGCGACAAGCGCGAGCACCACATCCTGGACCGCCCGCGCAACGTCCCGACCCGGACCGCGTTCGGTGCCGCCTGGATCAGCTGGTACTTCGTCCTGCTCGTCGGCGGCGGCAACGACATCTGGGCCACGCACTTCCACCTGGCGATCAACTCGATCACCTGGTTCGTGCGCATCGCCTTCTTCGTCGTGCCGGTGCTCACCTTCATCGCCACCAAGCGGATCTGCCTCGGCCTCCAGCGCCGGGACCGGGACAAGGTGCTGCACGGCCGCGAGTCGGGCATCATCAAGCGCCTGCCGCACGGTGAGTTCATCGAGGTCCACGAGCCGCTCAGCCAGGACGCGCTGCACACGCTCACCGCGCACGAGCAGTACAAGCCGGCCGAGATCGGCCCGACGGTCGACGAGAACGGTGTCGAGCGCAAGGTCTCGGGTGCGCAGAAGCTGCGCGCCAAGATGAGCAAGGGCTTCTACGGGGAGGAAGGCCAGATCCCCAAGCCCACCGTCGAGGAGTACAAGGAGATCACGAGCGGCCACGGCCACCACTGA
- a CDS encoding Rieske 2Fe-2S domain-containing protein, whose translation MSSQDIPEENVPAERASDDHSGHGPVAVADEQNPFADPGLPPHEHRIQDIDERAAKRSERLVAMLFVLSMVATVGFIASYVAIPNDKSIFVFPLGHISALNFALGMCLGVALFSIGAGAVHWARTLMSDVEIADERHPIEAAPDVKAKVLADFKTGAQESALGRRKLIRNTMFGALALFPLSGVMLLRDLGPLPGTKLRHTRWSKGKLLVNMNTNEPLRPSDVAVGSLTFAKPEGLEQDDEDFQKEIAKAALMIIRLQPDDIKDKQELEWSYQGIVAYSKICTHVGCPISLYEQQTHHALCPCHQSTFDLSDGARVIFGPAGHALPQLQIGVNAEGYLEALSDFKEPVGPAFWERG comes from the coding sequence ATGAGTAGCCAAGACATTCCAGAAGAGAACGTGCCCGCTGAGCGGGCCTCCGACGACCACTCCGGTCACGGTCCGGTAGCCGTCGCGGACGAGCAGAACCCGTTCGCGGACCCGGGGCTGCCGCCCCACGAGCACCGCATCCAGGACATCGACGAGCGGGCCGCCAAGCGGTCCGAGCGCCTGGTCGCCATGCTGTTCGTGCTGTCGATGGTCGCGACCGTCGGCTTCATCGCCTCGTACGTGGCGATCCCGAACGACAAGTCGATCTTCGTGTTCCCGCTCGGGCACATCAGCGCGCTGAACTTCGCGCTGGGCATGTGCCTCGGTGTGGCGCTGTTCTCGATCGGCGCGGGCGCGGTCCACTGGGCCCGCACCCTGATGTCCGACGTGGAGATCGCCGACGAGCGTCACCCGATCGAGGCGGCGCCGGACGTCAAGGCCAAGGTCCTGGCCGACTTCAAGACGGGCGCCCAGGAATCCGCGCTCGGCCGCCGCAAGCTGATCCGCAACACGATGTTCGGCGCGCTGGCCCTGTTCCCGCTCTCCGGCGTCATGCTGCTGCGCGACCTCGGCCCGCTGCCCGGCACGAAGCTGCGCCACACGCGGTGGTCCAAGGGCAAGCTCCTCGTCAACATGAACACGAACGAGCCGCTGCGTCCCTCGGACGTGGCCGTCGGCTCGCTCACCTTCGCCAAGCCCGAGGGCCTGGAGCAGGACGACGAGGACTTCCAGAAGGAGATCGCCAAGGCGGCCCTGATGATCATTCGGCTCCAGCCGGACGACATCAAGGACAAGCAGGAACTCGAGTGGTCCTACCAGGGCATCGTGGCGTACTCGAAGATCTGCACCCACGTCGGCTGCCCGATCTCCCTGTACGAGCAGCAGACGCACCACGCGCTGTGCCCGTGCCACCAGTCCACCTTCGACCTCTCCGACGGTGCCCGAGTCATCTTCGGCCCGGCCGGTCACGCCCTGCCGCAGCTGCAGATCGGCGTGAACGCTGAGGGCTACCTCGAAGCGCTCAGCGACTTCAAGGAGCCCGTCGGTCCTGCATTCTGGGAGCGCGGATGA
- a CDS encoding cytochrome c: MKKLSARRRHPLAAVVVLLLALAATGGLYAAFAPAGKAQADETSQSLGITEGKKLYSVGCASCHGTGGQGSSDGPSLVGVGAAAVDFQVGTGRMPAQQPGAQIPRKKVIYTQAEIDQLAAYIASLGAGPAIPTKNQVSPGGADIANGGELFRTNCAQCHNFTGKGGALTHGKFAPSLEGVDPKHIYEAMQTGPQNMPSFPDTTLTEKNKQDIIAYLDAVNGDETESNGGLELGGLGPVSEGLFGWVFGLGTLVAVAVWVAARTAKAKKS; the protein is encoded by the coding sequence GTGAAAAAGCTCTCCGCACGACGACGCCATCCGCTGGCGGCGGTCGTCGTCCTACTCCTCGCGCTGGCGGCCACCGGGGGGCTGTACGCCGCGTTCGCACCCGCGGGCAAGGCGCAGGCCGATGAAACCTCCCAGTCCCTCGGTATCACCGAGGGCAAGAAGCTGTACTCCGTGGGCTGCGCAAGCTGCCACGGAACCGGCGGTCAGGGCAGCTCCGACGGGCCCAGCCTGGTGGGTGTGGGCGCCGCCGCGGTCGACTTCCAGGTCGGCACCGGCCGTATGCCGGCCCAGCAGCCGGGCGCTCAGATCCCGCGCAAGAAGGTCATCTACACCCAGGCCGAGATCGACCAGCTCGCGGCCTACATCGCCTCGCTCGGCGCCGGCCCCGCGATCCCGACCAAGAACCAGGTCAGCCCCGGCGGCGCGGACATCGCCAACGGCGGTGAACTCTTCCGCACCAACTGCGCCCAGTGTCACAACTTCACCGGCAAGGGCGGCGCGCTGACGCACGGCAAGTTCGCGCCGAGCCTGGAGGGTGTCGACCCGAAGCACATCTACGAGGCCATGCAGACGGGCCCGCAGAACATGCCGTCCTTCCCCGACACCACGCTGACGGAGAAGAACAAGCAGGACATCATCGCGTACCTCGACGCGGTCAACGGTGACGAAACCGAGAGCAACGGCGGACTCGAACTGGGCGGCCTCGGGCCGGTCAGCGAGGGCCTGTTCGGCTGGGTCTTCGGTCTCGGAACCCTGGTCGCCGTCGCCGTCTGGGTCGCCGCTCGGACCGCAAAGGCCAAGAAGTCATGA
- a CDS encoding heme-copper oxidase subunit III, which yields MSVVATATTVETGHAHPSVNRPNLTSVGTIIWLSSELMFFAALFAMYFTLRSVTGPDHWKEMASHLNLPFSATNTTILVLSSLTCQLGVFAAERGDVKKLRMWFIVTFIMGAIFIGGQVFEYTELVKKDGLSLSSDPYGSVFYLTTGFHGLHVTGGLIAFLLVLGRTYAARRFTHEQATAAIVVSYYWHFVDVVWIGLFATIYLIK from the coding sequence ATGTCGGTCGTGGCGACAGCAACGACAGTAGAAACCGGGCACGCGCACCCGTCGGTCAATCGGCCGAACCTCACCAGCGTCGGAACCATCATCTGGCTGAGTTCCGAGCTGATGTTCTTCGCGGCCCTCTTCGCGATGTACTTCACCCTGCGATCGGTGACCGGGCCGGATCACTGGAAGGAGATGGCGAGCCATCTCAACCTTCCGTTCTCGGCGACGAACACCACGATCCTGGTGCTCTCCTCCCTGACCTGCCAGCTCGGCGTGTTCGCCGCCGAGCGCGGGGACGTGAAGAAGCTCCGGATGTGGTTCATCGTCACCTTCATCATGGGTGCGATCTTCATCGGCGGTCAGGTCTTCGAGTACACCGAACTGGTCAAGAAGGACGGGCTCTCGCTCTCCTCCGACCCGTACGGCTCGGTGTTCTACCTGACCACCGGCTTCCACGGACTGCATGTGACGGGCGGACTCATCGCCTTCCTGCTGGTCCTCGGTCGCACCTACGCGGCTCGGAGGTTCACTCACGAGCAGGCGACCGCCGCCATCGTCGTGTCCTACTACTGGCACTTCGTCGATGTCGTCTGGATCGGCCTTTTCGCCACGATCTACCTGATCAAGTAA
- a CDS encoding Ig-like domain-containing protein → MKHSPRIRTVVSCTTLVVALGAGSAACGSDDHPLSAKPYDAAGQISFKGLSEDSKKQTRIDPDKPLEITSESDGGRITDVTATDASGRYVAGELAADGSRWHSTSPLAAGTHYTVTVSTEDEDGSPGRKVIGFDTSTPKTKKLLNVEFGPKTGKYGVGQPITAELSAPVKDKAARTVVERALRVDSTPAVDGSWYWVDDKTLHYRPKEYWPAHATVTAHSNLAGIRVGDRLWGGDAKPVKITTGDSLVALTDAGTHSMTVYRNGQDIKEIPVTTGKPGFDTRNGVKVVLGKESLVRMRGTSIGIAEGSSDSYDLEVRYATRVTWSGEYVHAAPWSTGSQGYANVSHGCTGMSTENAEWFFDTFNEGDIVKVVNSEGKTMDTFGNGYGDWNLDWKNWREGSALAAGSPDAPSPAQRARLRPESV, encoded by the coding sequence ATGAAGCACTCACCGCGAATCCGCACGGTCGTCAGCTGCACCACGCTGGTGGTCGCCCTCGGCGCCGGCTCCGCCGCCTGCGGCTCCGACGACCACCCGCTCTCGGCGAAGCCGTACGACGCGGCGGGACAGATCTCGTTCAAGGGCCTCTCCGAGGACAGCAAGAAGCAGACCCGGATCGACCCCGACAAGCCCCTGGAAATCACCTCCGAGAGTGACGGGGGGCGCATCACCGACGTGACCGCCACGGATGCCTCCGGACGCTATGTGGCGGGCGAACTGGCCGCGGACGGCAGTCGCTGGCACAGCACCTCGCCCCTCGCGGCGGGCACCCACTACACGGTCACGGTGAGCACCGAGGACGAGGACGGGTCGCCCGGCCGCAAGGTCATCGGCTTCGACACCAGCACGCCGAAGACCAAGAAGCTGCTGAACGTCGAGTTCGGGCCCAAAACCGGCAAGTACGGCGTAGGCCAGCCGATAACCGCCGAACTCAGCGCCCCCGTGAAGGACAAGGCGGCCCGTACGGTCGTCGAGCGCGCCCTCAGGGTCGACTCCACCCCCGCGGTGGACGGCTCCTGGTACTGGGTGGACGACAAGACGCTGCACTACCGCCCCAAGGAGTACTGGCCCGCCCACGCCACCGTGACGGCCCACAGCAACCTCGCCGGCATCAGGGTCGGCGACCGTCTCTGGGGCGGCGACGCCAAGCCCGTGAAGATCACCACAGGGGACAGCCTGGTCGCCCTGACCGACGCCGGCACCCACTCGATGACGGTCTACCGCAACGGCCAGGACATCAAGGAGATCCCCGTCACCACGGGCAAGCCCGGCTTCGACACGCGCAACGGCGTCAAGGTCGTACTCGGCAAGGAGTCCCTCGTACGGATGCGCGGTACCAGCATCGGTATCGCCGAGGGCAGTTCGGACTCCTACGACCTGGAGGTGCGCTACGCGACCCGGGTCACCTGGAGCGGCGAGTACGTCCACGCCGCGCCCTGGTCGACCGGCTCCCAGGGGTACGCCAACGTCAGCCACGGCTGCACCGGCATGAGCACCGAGAACGCCGAGTGGTTCTTCGACACGTTCAACGAGGGCGACATAGTCAAGGTCGTCAATTCCGAGGGCAAGACCATGGACACCTTCGGGAACGGCTACGGCGACTGGAACCTCGACTGGAAGAACTGGCGCGAGGGCAGCGCCCTGGCCGCCGGGTCCCCGGACGCCCCGAGCCCGGCCCAGCGCGCCAGACTGCGCCCCGAGAGCGTGTGA
- a CDS encoding cytochrome c oxidase subunit 4 produces MKVQGKMFIWLALFILIMGVVYGVWSKEPAGTTALFMGFGLSMMIGYYLAFTARRVDAMAQDDKEADVADEAGEVGFFSPHSWQPLALGTGGALAFMGVVFGWWLLYFSAPLILLGLWGWVFEYYHGENRTQ; encoded by the coding sequence GTGAAGGTCCAAGGCAAGATGTTCATCTGGCTGGCGCTGTTCATCCTCATCATGGGGGTTGTCTACGGCGTCTGGTCCAAGGAGCCGGCCGGCACCACGGCCCTCTTCATGGGCTTCGGCCTGAGCATGATGATCGGCTACTACCTGGCCTTCACGGCCCGGCGGGTCGACGCCATGGCGCAGGACGACAAGGAGGCCGACGTCGCGGACGAGGCCGGCGAGGTGGGCTTCTTCAGCCCGCACAGCTGGCAGCCGCTCGCGCTCGGCACCGGCGGCGCGCTCGCCTTCATGGGCGTCGTCTTCGGCTGGTGGCTGCTGTACTTCTCGGCGCCGCTCATCCTGCTCGGCCTGTGGGGCTGGGTCTTCGAGTACTACCACGGTGAGAACCGCACCCAGTAG